In the genome of Lynx canadensis isolate LIC74 chromosome X, mLynCan4.pri.v2, whole genome shotgun sequence, one region contains:
- the LOC115507888 gene encoding RNA polymerase II subunit A C-terminal domain phosphatase SSU72-like, with amino-acid sequence MSTVPLRVAVVCASNQNRSMEAHYFLSKRGFSVRSFGTGTHVKLPGPAPDRPNVYDFRTTYDQIYNDLVSKDRDLYTQNGMLHMLERNKRIKPRPERFQNCQDVFDLIVTCEESVYDQVVKDMNSREQVTCQPVHVINVDIEDNDEEATVGAILICKLCQCIQDTEDMEDELDELLQEFEEKSGRPFLHTVCFY; translated from the coding sequence ATGTCTACTGTGCCGCTGCGGGTGGCAGTGGTGTGTGCCAGCAACCAGAACCGGAGCATGGAGGCCCACTACTTTCTCAGCAAACGGGGATTCAGCGTCCGGTCCTTTGGAACGGGAACTCACGTGAAGCTCCCGGGCCCCGCACCCGACCGGCCCAACGTTTACGATTTCCGAACCACCTATGACCAGATATACAACGATCTCGTCAGCAAGGACAGAGACCTCTACACGCAAAATGGCATGTTACATATGTTGGAGCGTAACAAAAGGATCAAGCCCCGGCCGGAGAGGTTCCAGAACTGCCAGGACGTGTTTGATCTGATTGTCACCTGCGAAGAGAGTGTGTACGACCAGGTGGTGAAAGATATGAATTCCAGAGAGCAAGTGACCTGCCAGCCGGTGCACGTGATCAACGTGGACATCGAGGACAACGACGAAGAGGCCACCGTGGGCGCGATCCTCATCTGCAAGCTGTGCCAGTGCATTCAGGACACTGAGGACATGGAGGACGAATTGGACGAGCTGTTGCAGGAGTTCGAGGAGAAGAGCGGCAGACCCTTCCTGCACACCGTGTGCTTCTACTGA